A window of Chitinispirillum alkaliphilum contains these coding sequences:
- a CDS encoding SOUL heme-binding protein, with translation MGYEQPRYVVERRYEDFEIRKYEPYIVAETEVEGVRQSAGTEGFRRLAGYIFGKNRRSEKLAMTAPVTQTKGIRIAMTAPVAEMASEKRDDRFLVQFMMPSQFRIETLPKPLDERIHFRKIPPRRMAAIRYSGSWSEKRYLSHLDRLRTAMRQKGIEEKGDPIWARYDPPFKPWFLRRNEILIEIG, from the coding sequence ATGGGCTATGAACAACCCCGCTATGTTGTAGAGAGACGATACGAAGATTTCGAAATCAGGAAATACGAACCCTACATCGTGGCAGAGACGGAAGTTGAAGGCGTTAGGCAATCCGCTGGCACGGAAGGCTTTAGAAGGCTGGCGGGCTACATCTTTGGTAAGAACAGGCGATCGGAGAAGCTTGCCATGACCGCCCCGGTGACTCAGACAAAGGGGATCAGAATTGCCATGACCGCCCCGGTGGCGGAAATGGCTTCAGAGAAGAGAGATGACCGCTTCCTGGTGCAGTTCATGATGCCTTCCCAGTTTAGGATCGAGACTCTCCCCAAGCCGCTGGATGAGCGGATTCATTTCAGAAAAATCCCGCCGCGTCGTATGGCTGCCATCCGCTATTCCGGTTCATGGTCCGAGAAACGCTACCTTTCTCATCTGGATCGGTTGCGCACAGCCATGCGACAAAAAGGGATCGAAGAGAAGGGTGATCCCATATGGGCACGCTACGATCCTCCATTTAAGCCTTGGTTTCTGCGAAGAAACGAGATATTGATAGAGATTGGATGA
- a CDS encoding transposase, with product MALYRNKYRIESARLQRWDYSASAYYFITICVKNRRSIFGSVENNTMNLNRYGKIVYDEWGRTFSIRGNVIADDFVVMPNHFHAIVHIDNGTNKKMGDDPIVEKPCHGPNMITGNDSAETPRHGVSIPQYGKNPQWKSGVLGAIIGQFKQQVTKKIRKTGLKNFSWQTRFHDHIVRNEQELFRIRQYIRNNPAKWDADCFFNMGHR from the coding sequence ATGGCACTGTATCGTAATAAATACCGAATTGAATCTGCGCGATTGCAAAGATGGGATTACTCCGCATCGGCATATTATTTCATTACAATTTGTGTGAAGAACAGGAGATCAATTTTTGGAAGTGTTGAAAACAATACAATGAATTTAAATCGCTATGGAAAAATTGTATACGATGAATGGGGGCGTACATTTTCGATCAGGGGAAACGTGATTGCTGATGATTTTGTTGTCATGCCTAACCATTTTCATGCGATCGTTCATATTGATAATGGCACAAATAAAAAGATGGGTGATGATCCCATTGTGGAAAAACCATGCCATGGACCAAATATGATAACCGGTAACGATTCCGCAGAGACGCCACGCCATGGCGTCTCTATCCCCCAATACGGTAAAAACCCACAATGGAAATCGGGGGTTTTGGGCGCAATCATTGGACAATTCAAACAACAGGTAACAAAAAAAATCAGGAAAACCGGTCTGAAAAATTTTTCATGGCAAACACGATTCCACGATCATATTGTTCGAAACGAACAGGAATTATTCCGCATACGGCAATATATACGGAATAATCCCGCCAAATGGGATGCGGATTGTTTTTTCAATATGGGCCATCGTTAA